The Candidatus Eisenbacteria bacterium genome contains the following window.
ATCTCGGCTCCCCACAGAACCGATGCGGCGAACGACTCCTGCACCGCGCGCACCTCGAGGCTGTCCTTCGATTGCGCGCGGTACCGGAGATTCGGCTGCTCGAGGAGCACGCGCGCGCCCACGCGGCGGAAGACGACCACCCGCGTGTCCCCCCACTGTCCGCGATCGAGCCCCACCGGATTCGAGCCGAGTCCGGTGCGGATGCCCTCGAGGTAGAGGAAGCGTCCGCACTCCGATCGCGGCCCCGATGGCTTGGGAAGCTCGAGGAAGAGCTTGCCGGCCTTGGCATCGAGCCAGCTGGTGAGCAGCCCGTCCCGCCGCACCGCCGACTTGGTCTTGGCGGCGAAGGATGCGGGCACGCTCGTTCGCGTGGCGGCGTGCGCCGACACGGCGAGCGAGAGCCACAGTGCCGCGCACATGGTTCGTGTGAAGGCCGCGCGTGGAGCGGCGAGATCAGCCATGGGCCTCGCTGGAATTCGGAGCATCGAGCGTGTGGACCGGAGCGAGCGGCGGAGAATAGTCGGTGGCGCGCCAACGGTCTAGGCGCGGCGCCGAGAGACCGGATCACCTTTTCACTGGCAATGTCCCTGATCCTAGGCATCATCGAATGGAGATCGCGCCATGCGCCGGCGCCGAGGCCGAACCCAGGAGGTCCCCGTGCGGTGGGCAGGCGGAAGGCGCAGTGGGAATGTCGAAGATCGCCGCGGAATGGGAGGCGGCCGCCTCGCGATCGGCGGGGGAGTGGGAGGGCTCGTCATCCTCCTTCTGGCGATGCTCTTTGGCGCCGACCCGCTCGCACTCCTTCGCCAGGTCCAGAACGATCCCACCGTCCTCCAGACGCCCGGTCAGCCGGGGGCTCCGGGCCAGGGGATCCCCGACGAGGCTCGTGAATTCATCTCGGTGGTGCTGGCCGAGACCGAGGACGTCTGGCACGAGCAGTTCCGCAGGATGGGGCGTGAGTACGCCGAGCCCCGCCTGGTGCTGTTCACCGACCAGGTGGAGTCTGCCTGCGGAGTCGCCGGAGCGTCGGTGGGCCCCTTCTATTGTCCGAGTGACGATCAGATCTACCTCGACCTCGGCTTCTTCGAGCAGCTCGAGCGGCTCGGTGGTCCGGGAGACTTCGCTCAGGCCTACGTGGTGGCTCACGAGGTCGGTCACCACGTCCAGGACCTGCTGGGCATCACCGACCAGGTCCATTCGCTGCAGCGGCAGGTGAGCCGTGAGGAGGCCAACCAGCTCTCGGTGCGCGTCGAGCTCCAGGCCGACTTCTTCGCCGGAGTCTGGGCCCATCACACGGAGCGCATGTCCCAGATGATCGAGCCGGGAGACATCGAGGAGGCCCTGCAGGCGGCGAGCGCCATCGGCGACGACCGGCTCCAGCGCCGCTCGCAAGGCTACGTGGTGCCCGACGCCTTCACGCACGGAAGCTCCGCGCAGCGAGTCGCGTGGTTCCGCCGCGGCTACGAGACCGGCGATCCGGCGCAGGGGGACACCTTCGGGGAAGGCTCCCTCCAGTAGCTTCAGGCCCTTTCGCTGAACCGTTCCATCCGGCCTCGAATACCGTATCCTGTCCCTCCTCTATGCCAGCGCCAGGAACCCCAGCCACCATCGAGCGGATCGCTCACTATCGTGTCACCCGCAAGCTCGGCGAAGGGGGCATGGGGGTGGTCTATGCCGCCGAGGACGAGCGACTCGGCCGCAACGTCGCGATCAAGATGATCCGGGCCGGGGTCGCCGATCCCACCGCGCGCGAGCGTCTCTGGCGCGAGGCGCGGTCCGCGGCCGCGGTCAACCATCCGAACGTCTGCCAGCTCTACGAGGTGGGTGACGCCAACGGCGAGCTCTATCTGGCGATGGAGCTGCTCGAAGGCGAATCGCTGGCGGAGCGAATCTCCCGCGGCCCGCTGATGGTCTCGGAAGCCGGCCACGTCGCGCTCGCGATCCTGGATGCGCTCGCGCCGCTCCATCGTCAGGGGGTGCTGCACCGCGATCTCAAGCCTTCCAATGTGTTCCTCACGCCTCTGGGCGTGAAGCTGCTCGACTTCGGTCTGGCGGGATCGATCAGCGGCATGGGCGGTCCCACGAACCTCACCCGCTCCGACATGGTGGTGGGCACGCCTCACTACGTCTCGCCCGAGCAGCTCGAAGGCCGCGAGGTCGATGGCCGCGCGGATCTGTTCGCGGTCGGCGCCGTGCTCTACGAGATGCTGTGCGGGCGCCAGGCATTCCCTGGCCAGACCGTGGCGCAGATCTTCAATGCGATCCTGCGCGAGGAGCCCCCGCAGCTCGGTGGTTCCGAGGCCGTCGCCAGCCTCGAGCGCGTGCTGCGCCGCGCGATCGCCAAGCGGCCCGAGCGCCGCTATCCCACGGCCGAGGCCATGGCCATCGAGCTGCGCGCCGCACTCCTGCTGGCCGGATCGTCGGGAAGCACGATGCGAGCGCAGCCGTTGCATCGCCTCCTGGTGCTCCCATTCCGGATGCTGAGGCCGGACGAGGACATCGAGTTCCTGGCTTTCAGTCTTCCGGACGCGATCTCGAATTCGCTTTCCAGCCTCGACTCGGTCGTCGTGCGCTCCAGCATGGCCGCCGCGCGGCTCAAGCTGGAGGACCTCGACCTGGCGGAAGTGTCGACCAAGGCCGACGTCGACATGGTGCTCACCGGAACGCTGCTGCGAGCGGGAGATCAGCTGCGCGTCGCCAACCAGCTGGTCGACGCTCGGGACGGCTCGGTGATCTGGTCTCAGACGTCGCAGGTGTCGATGGGCGACATCTTCCAGCTCCAGGACGGTCTCACGCGCCGCATCGTCGAATCGCTGCCGGTGCGTCTGAGCGCGCACGACGAGAGCGCGCTGCGGCGCGACGCGCCGCGGCACCCCAAGGCCTACGAGCTCTATCTGCGGGCCAACCGGCTCGGGCAGCAGGCGTCTCAGTGGGGCATGGCGCGCGATCTTTATCTCGAATGCCTGGATCTCGACGCCGAC
Protein-coding sequences here:
- a CDS encoding neutral zinc metallopeptidase; the encoded protein is MRWAGGRRSGNVEDRRGMGGGRLAIGGGVGGLVILLLAMLFGADPLALLRQVQNDPTVLQTPGQPGAPGQGIPDEAREFISVVLAETEDVWHEQFRRMGREYAEPRLVLFTDQVESACGVAGASVGPFYCPSDDQIYLDLGFFEQLERLGGPGDFAQAYVVAHEVGHHVQDLLGITDQVHSLQRQVSREEANQLSVRVELQADFFAGVWAHHTERMSQMIEPGDIEEALQAASAIGDDRLQRRSQGYVVPDAFTHGSSAQRVAWFRRGYETGDPAQGDTFGEGSLQ
- a CDS encoding protein kinase, with the protein product MPAPGTPATIERIAHYRVTRKLGEGGMGVVYAAEDERLGRNVAIKMIRAGVADPTARERLWREARSAAAVNHPNVCQLYEVGDANGELYLAMELLEGESLAERISRGPLMVSEAGHVALAILDALAPLHRQGVLHRDLKPSNVFLTPLGVKLLDFGLAGSISGMGGPTNLTRSDMVVGTPHYVSPEQLEGREVDGRADLFAVGAVLYEMLCGRQAFPGQTVAQIFNAILREEPPQLGGSEAVASLERVLRRAIAKRPERRYPTAEAMAIELRAALLLAGSSGSTMRAQPLHRLLVLPFRMLRPDEDIEFLAFSLPDAISNSLSSLDSVVVRSSMAAARLKLEDLDLAEVSTKADVDMVLTGTLLRAGDQLRVANQLVDARDGSVIWSQTSQVSMGDIFQLQDGLTRRIVESLPVRLSAHDESALRRDAPRHPKAYELYLRANRLGQQASQWGMARDLYLECLDLDADFAPAWAGVGRLYRILALYASDEPDALYEKAQQAFQKALELSPDLPMAHHLFTNVEVDLGQAQQAMVRLLKRAASHPTDAELFAGLVQSCRYCGLLDASIAAYEHAFRLDKTVRTSVHHAYLMRGDYQTAIDTDIEDMRHVTFVALDMSGRREEAVQMAREIEAKPLPAMLRSFVELTRVQFEGRNEEAAAILRELVPKFSLRDPCSKFYVARQLSAVGEHSQAMRLLGDAVDGGFSAFEFMTRDPWLSPLRGTEEFRSILRRAELRERQARAAFIEAGGERVLGIA